A window of Metopolophium dirhodum isolate CAU chromosome 6, ASM1992520v1, whole genome shotgun sequence genomic DNA:
GTCGAAATATTTGCTACTCTTTCGGGAATCTATTCGCTTGCCATTGAGTATTTCCGCGACCATTTTGGCGACCTTTTTTCGTTCGAATTCTATCCAACCCTCGGTGAAATGTTTGGCCGGTCTTTTTTTCAGGTTCGCTAAAAACGGTACACAAGtcgatgaaaattaaaaactattaaaaatgcaccataaataataatgaccatGCATTACGATTGGAAGCCGGCTGTAGAAACACTCTGCCTATTTCGCCATGCTGACCCAACAGCTCGCGTAGTTTAGTTACGTTCATGTACTTCGGTATTGACGACAGGTACACTATACCTTTTTTCCGAATTCTAGGAGCCGAGTCGAACGACACTAACGATTCACAATCGCTCATGGTTTGATACAGGATGCGGTGTGTCGGACCGTTgctaaactttaaaaaatacttaattagtaattacaaaataacatttgtgATTTtgagttattagtttattacttacCTACTTGTCacttgattaataaataataattattaattattttgcacGTGACAAATCCTTATCATATACAATCATTGTATATTAACTATAACACGGTTTAAGATCTACAACCATGACTATAAGCA
This region includes:
- the LOC132946667 gene encoding uncharacterized protein LOC132946667, with protein sequence MSDCESLVSFDSAPRIRKKGIVYLSSIPKYMNVTKLRELLGQHGEIGRVFLQPASNPNLKKRPAKHFTEGWIEFERKKVAKMVAEILNGKRIDSRKSSKYFDSVWNLKYLPRFKWVHLNERLAYEKAVRKHRLRAEVSQVKREANHFSSNIVRSEKNKLYQQSNVNFNVQQRLPEEEFLQNKNCVSDMESRTDFLSKLFDS